A single Paludisphaera rhizosphaerae DNA region contains:
- a CDS encoding ester cyclase — translation MTDNAAVVCRFIDEVLNRGDVDGASRFVWEDVVEQVPFPGQGPGLAGLQDVLRAMRAAFPDMHWSVEEQLTDGDRVLTRFVWTGTHRAPFLGVPAAGRPVSVWGMVIDRLVDGRIKETRILMDTLGLMTQLGAIPRQEVRTKSPSDVPDAARRIHDQGPN, via the coding sequence ATGACCGACAACGCCGCCGTCGTCTGCCGCTTCATCGACGAGGTGCTGAACCGGGGAGACGTCGACGGGGCTTCCCGGTTCGTGTGGGAGGACGTGGTCGAACAGGTCCCGTTTCCAGGCCAGGGCCCCGGCCTGGCGGGCCTTCAGGACGTGCTGCGGGCCATGCGAGCCGCGTTCCCCGACATGCACTGGTCGGTCGAGGAGCAATTGACCGACGGCGACCGGGTCCTCACCCGGTTCGTCTGGACGGGAACACATCGGGCCCCGTTCCTCGGCGTTCCCGCCGCCGGCCGACCCGTGAGCGTCTGGGGCATGGTGATCGACCGCCTCGTCGACGGCCGCATCAAGGAGACCCGGATCCTCATGGACACGCTCGGCCTGATGACCCAACTCGGGGCGATTCCGCGGCAGGAAGTAAGAACCAAATCGCCATCAGACGTCCCAGACGCCGCGCGCAGAATCCACGATCAGGGACCAAATTGA